One Fusobacterium sp. FSA-380-WT-3A DNA window includes the following coding sequences:
- a CDS encoding APC family permease produces the protein MNEQERIKNLTSEETQFNREIGVFGGVSIIGGIMIGSGIFYLGSYVLERVNMNLGLALLCWLIGGLISLMAGLCYAELGTLMPKAGGRTVYLTEAFHPIVGFLTGFTDWAIGGPGSVASIAIALPTALRTFFDMSDFTIKMIAIVLIVVLTIYNCYGVKGSSWLQNASMVAKLIPILLIMFVAIFVGDVKPDFSLASVSTAVETSERGLIGMIAFAVVATLWAYEGWTNLNTLAEEIKNPKRNLPLSLIFGIGGVTLLYVLFNFSIFKVLPHEEIVSMIGSGDFYLGTAVAKKVLGNVGASVVVIGMVLAMFSALNGLIMAQPRMYYAMAVEGHFFKSYAYLHPKYKVPTVAIVIQGVISVILVLLRNLEQLTILVVFSSMIFSFLSIVAVMRCRKKYPTLERPYKVWAYPVSVIITAVIFLGLVINTFIEDTTNSILGTLVLVVGVFFYMYFDKKLKKGE, from the coding sequence ATGAATGAACAAGAGAGAATAAAAAATCTAACCTCTGAAGAAACTCAATTTAATAGAGAAATTGGAGTTTTTGGGGGAGTTAGTATTATTGGAGGAATCATGATAGGGTCAGGAATTTTCTATCTTGGTTCTTATGTATTAGAAAGAGTTAATATGAATTTAGGTTTAGCTCTTTTATGTTGGCTTATAGGAGGATTAATCTCATTAATGGCAGGGCTTTGTTATGCAGAATTAGGAACTTTAATGCCTAAGGCTGGGGGAAGAACTGTATATTTAACAGAGGCTTTTCATCCAATAGTTGGTTTTTTAACAGGATTTACTGATTGGGCTATTGGTGGACCAGGTTCTGTAGCTAGTATAGCTATTGCTTTACCTACAGCTTTAAGAACTTTCTTTGATATGAGTGATTTTACAATAAAAATGATAGCTATTGTACTTATAGTTGTATTAACTATATATAACTGTTATGGAGTTAAAGGTTCAAGTTGGCTTCAAAATGCTTCAATGGTGGCAAAATTAATACCTATTTTATTAATAATGTTTGTGGCTATTTTTGTAGGAGATGTAAAACCAGATTTTTCTTTAGCTAGTGTATCAACTGCTGTTGAAACTAGTGAAAGAGGCTTAATTGGAATGATAGCTTTTGCTGTTGTGGCTACTTTATGGGCTTATGAAGGTTGGACAAACTTAAATACATTAGCAGAAGAGATAAAAAATCCAAAAAGAAATTTACCTTTATCTTTAATTTTTGGTATAGGTGGAGTAACTTTACTTTATGTATTATTTAACTTCTCAATATTTAAAGTTCTTCCTCATGAAGAAATTGTATCTATGATAGGTAGTGGAGATTTTTATTTAGGAACTGCTGTAGCTAAAAAAGTTCTTGGAAATGTTGGAGCTTCAGTAGTTGTTATAGGAATGGTATTAGCTATGTTTAGTGCTCTTAATGGATTAATAATGGCTCAACCTCGTATGTATTATGCTATGGCAGTAGAGGGACATTTCTTTAAATCTTATGCTTATTTACATCCAAAATATAAAGTTCCAACAGTTGCTATAGTTATTCAAGGAGTTATCTCTGTAATTTTAGTTTTATTACGTAACTTAGAACAATTAACAATTTTAGTTGTATTCTCAAGTATGATATTTAGTTTCTTATCAATAGTAGCAGTAATGAGATGTCGTAAAAAATATCCTACTCTAGAGCGTCCTTATAAAGTTTGGGCATATCCTGTATCAGTAATAATAACTGCAGTAATTTTCTTAGGACTAGTTATTAATACATTTATAGAAGATACAACAAACTCTATATTAGGAACTTTAGTTCTAGTAGTTGGAGTATTTTTCTATATGTATTTTGATAAAAAATTAAAAAAAGGTGAGTAG
- a CDS encoding flavodoxin family protein — MKILLLNGSPRFEGNTEIALKVLKEEIEKNIKGEIETINLSKLQIKGCLGCDYCKTSGGNCITKDDGQMIAEKILESDVIIFGSPVYWWGITSQMKAAIDRIYMKGEFLGGKSKKIGLVTVGAAELSDEEYDIIKRQFKCICEYLKWDFIGNIDVSAYGKGDVLKDTDKVTELKNFWKKI; from the coding sequence ATGAAAATATTACTATTAAATGGAAGTCCAAGATTTGAAGGAAATACAGAAATAGCTTTAAAAGTTTTAAAAGAAGAGATAGAAAAAAATATAAAAGGTGAAATAGAAACTATTAATCTTTCAAAATTACAAATAAAAGGATGTTTAGGTTGTGATTATTGTAAAACATCTGGTGGAAATTGTATTACAAAAGATGATGGACAAATGATAGCTGAAAAAATCCTTGAATCTGATGTTATTATTTTTGGTTCTCCAGTTTATTGGTGGGGAATAACTTCTCAAATGAAGGCAGCAATAGATAGAATATATATGAAAGGCGAATTTTTAGGAGGAAAATCTAAAAAAATAGGTTTGGTTACTGTTGGAGCTGCTGAACTAAGTGATGAAGAATATGATATTATAAAAAGACAATTCAAATGTATATGTGAATATTTAAAATGGGATTTCATTGGAAACATAGATGTTTCTGCTTATGGAAAAGGAGATGTTTTAAAAGATACTGATAAAGTAACTGAATTAAAAAATTTTTGGAAAAAAATCTAA
- a CDS encoding Na+/H+ antiporter NhaC family protein, whose translation MVGIKLDFLIAAPISTIYVAIIAWLTEKFSFNEIVEKAVNSVKEIQLVFFILMLAYAMAEAFMASGVGASIIIMSLNLGLTGKTIAVTGIIVTSVLSITIGTSWGTFAACAPIFLWLNHIVGGNILLTLGAIAGGACFGDNIGLISDTTVVSSGIQKVEVIHRIRHQGVWSLGCLIVGIITFYVVSVMMGLPNISGNVNEAINQIPDNVWEVLKSERESAIILLNQVKDGVPLYMCLPLIFVLISAIKGFPTLACLFIGIISSLVFGLISGTIPNISEFLDLMYTGFSSAGASVIIMMMWITAFGGIMGSINAFEPLSRIVKRISKNVRQLMFYNGVFSILGNVALADEMAQIVTIGPIIKNLVDETVEGSEEEKYKLRLRNGCFSDAMGVFGSQFIPWHTYTVFFTGIASVVYPLYEFRPTDIMKYNFLSIIVVISILILTLTGLDKFIPLFNIPEEPKVKLKK comes from the coding sequence ATGGTTGGTATAAAATTGGACTTTTTGATAGCAGCTCCAATTTCAACTATATATGTAGCAATAATTGCTTGGTTAACTGAAAAATTTTCTTTTAATGAAATTGTAGAAAAAGCTGTAAATAGTGTAAAGGAAATTCAGTTAGTGTTTTTTATTTTAATGTTAGCCTATGCTATGGCTGAAGCTTTTATGGCTAGTGGAGTAGGAGCTTCAATAATTATTATGTCTTTAAATTTAGGTTTAACAGGAAAAACAATAGCTGTTACAGGAATAATTGTTACAAGTGTTTTATCTATTACAATAGGAACATCTTGGGGAACTTTTGCAGCTTGTGCTCCTATATTTTTATGGTTAAACCATATAGTTGGTGGAAATATTCTATTAACTTTAGGGGCTATTGCTGGAGGAGCTTGTTTCGGTGATAATATAGGGCTTATTTCAGATACTACAGTTGTAAGTTCTGGAATACAAAAAGTAGAAGTTATACATAGAATAAGACATCAAGGAGTTTGGTCTTTAGGATGTCTTATAGTTGGGATAATAACTTTTTATGTAGTATCAGTTATGATGGGATTACCAAATATAAGTGGAAATGTAAATGAGGCTATCAATCAAATTCCTGATAATGTTTGGGAAGTTTTAAAGTCTGAAAGAGAGTCGGCAATTATTCTTTTGAATCAAGTTAAAGATGGAGTACCTTTATATATGTGTTTACCCTTAATTTTTGTTTTAATATCAGCAATAAAAGGTTTTCCAACATTAGCTTGTCTTTTTATAGGAATTATTAGCTCTCTAGTATTTGGTTTAATATCAGGAACAATTCCAAATATTTCAGAATTTTTAGATTTAATGTACACAGGTTTTTCAAGTGCTGGAGCAAGTGTTATTATAATGATGATGTGGATAACAGCTTTTGGTGGAATTATGGGAAGTATTAATGCTTTTGAACCATTATCAAGAATAGTAAAAAGAATATCTAAAAATGTAAGACAACTAATGTTTTACAATGGAGTTTTTTCTATATTAGGAAATGTAGCTTTAGCTGATGAGATGGCTCAAATAGTTACTATAGGACCAATAATAAAAAATTTAGTTGATGAAACTGTAGAGGGAAGTGAAGAGGAAAAATATAAATTACGTCTAAGAAATGGATGTTTTAGTGATGCTATGGGAGTTTTTGGTTCTCAATTTATTCCTTGGCATACTTATACTGTATTTTTTACAGGAATAGCTTCTGTTGTTTACCCTCTTTATGAATTTAGGCCAACAGATATTATGAAATACAATTTTCTTTCTATAATAGTTGTAATTTCTATATTAATCTTGACTTTAACAGGATTAGATAAATTTATTCCATTATTTAATATTCCTGAAGAACCAAAAGTAAAATTAAAAAAATAA
- a CDS encoding ribonuclease HII has product MSKLYKFDIEKGKIILGVDEAGRGPLAGPVVAAAVRIREYHDFFEDINDSKKLSEKKRENLFEKILTFCDVGIGIATVEEIDEVNILNATFLAMNRAIEDIKSQNIDYDIVLVDGNKLIKNYNGNQECIVKGDGKSLSIATASIIAKVTRDRIMLKFSEIYPEYHFEKHKGYGTKLHREILLEKGPLEIHRKTFLKKILSNS; this is encoded by the coding sequence ATGAGTAAACTATATAAATTTGATATTGAAAAAGGAAAAATAATTTTAGGAGTAGATGAAGCTGGAAGAGGTCCATTGGCTGGCCCTGTAGTAGCTGCTGCTGTAAGAATAAGAGAATATCATGATTTTTTTGAAGATATTAATGACTCTAAAAAATTATCAGAAAAGAAAAGAGAAAATTTATTTGAAAAAATTTTAACTTTTTGTGATGTTGGAATTGGAATAGCTACTGTAGAAGAAATTGATGAGGTTAATATTTTAAATGCCACTTTTTTAGCTATGAATAGAGCTATTGAAGATATTAAAAGCCAAAATATTGATTATGATATTGTTTTAGTAGACGGAAATAAATTAATAAAAAATTATAATGGTAATCAAGAGTGTATTGTAAAAGGTGATGGAAAATCTTTATCAATAGCTACAGCTTCTATAATAGCTAAAGTTACAAGAGATAGAATAATGTTAAAATTTTCAGAAATATATCCTGAATATCATTTTGAAAAACATAAAGGTTATGGAACAAAACTTCATAGAGAAATTTTATTAGAAAAAGGACCTCTAGAAATTCATAGAAAAACTTTTTTAAAGAAAATTTTATCTAACTCTTAA
- a CDS encoding YraN family protein gives MKKFLNKRVQGEYFENLALNFLEKKGFQLVEKNFYSHFGEIDLILRKDNLIIFVEVKERSNQKFGNGFEAISKKKLRRMFLSANEFIAINKLQNFNIRFDAIAFDENGKCYWIENILWGDEIGF, from the coding sequence ATGAAAAAATTTTTAAATAAAAGAGTTCAAGGAGAATATTTTGAAAATTTAGCATTAAATTTTTTAGAAAAAAAAGGTTTTCAATTAGTAGAAAAAAATTTTTATTCTCATTTTGGAGAAATTGATTTAATTTTAAGAAAGGACAATCTAATAATTTTTGTAGAAGTAAAAGAAAGAAGTAATCAAAAATTTGGAAATGGTTTTGAAGCTATTTCTAAGAAAAAATTAAGAAGAATGTTTTTAAGTGCTAATGAATTTATAGCAATAAATAAACTACAAAACTTTAATATCCGATTTGATGCAATAGCATTTGATGAAAATGGTAAATGTTATTGGATTGAAAACATATTGTGGGGTGATGAAATTGGATTTTAG
- a CDS encoding zinc ribbon domain-containing protein, translated as MKLDFRCTKCGSSDYYVKTAIFPEKDSKLKVEFGTYYLKICSDCGYTEIYSAKVVDKELKKVKNVPEPKPAP; from the coding sequence ATGAAATTGGATTTTAGATGTACAAAATGTGGAAGCAGCGATTATTATGTAAAAACAGCAATTTTTCCTGAAAAAGATTCAAAATTAAAAGTTGAATTTGGAACTTACTATCTAAAAATTTGTTCTGATTGTGGATATACAGAAATTTATTCAGCTAAAGTTGTTGATAAAGAACTTAAGAAGGTGAAAAATGTTCCAGAACCTAAACCTGCACCTTAG
- a CDS encoding ComF family protein: MFQNLNLHLRKFFFNNRCSVCNNLLSNSEIYICNNCKENFLHNNSLKKFNDVYYIFNYDKSFRNLIKNYKFQNRKYIGFFLGKLIEKTLKKVIEENNIDVIIPVPLNKKRLFSRGFNQVSYTLDILNIKYHDAARIKNTKHMSHLLDKNSRKFNINKAFYIPFQVENKNILIIDDVITTGNTIRELKKEIKNRGKVKSITVFSFSMASSFKKYNYGENHDNIN, encoded by the coding sequence ATGTTCCAGAACCTAAACCTGCACCTTAGAAAATTTTTCTTTAACAATAGATGTAGTGTCTGCAATAATCTTCTATCTAACAGTGAAATATATATTTGTAATAATTGTAAAGAAAATTTTTTACATAATAATTCATTAAAAAAATTTAATGATGTATACTATATTTTTAACTATGATAAAAGTTTCAGAAATTTAATAAAAAACTATAAATTTCAAAATAGAAAATATATTGGATTTTTCTTAGGAAAACTTATAGAAAAAACTTTAAAAAAAGTGATAGAAGAAAATAATATAGATGTTATCATTCCTGTTCCTTTAAATAAAAAAAGATTATTTTCAAGAGGATTTAATCAAGTATCCTATACTTTAGATATTTTAAATATAAAATATCATGATGCAGCGAGAATAAAAAATACAAAACATATGAGTCATTTGTTGGATAAAAATTCAAGAAAATTTAATATAAATAAAGCTTTTTATATTCCTTTTCAAGTGGAAAATAAAAATATTTTAATAATAGATGATGTAATAACAACTGGAAACACTATAAGAGAATTAAAAAAAGAAATAAAAAATAGGGGAAAAGTAAAATCTATAACTGTCTTTTCTTTTTCTATGGCATCTAGTTTTAAAAAATATAATTATGGGGAGAATCATGACAATATTAATTGA
- the tpiA gene encoding triose-phosphate isomerase — MRKTIIAGNWKMNKTNKEAVEMLTELKELVKGIDSVGIVIGAPFTALSDAVKAVEGSNIKIAAENVYPKDSGAYTGEVSPVMLKDLGVEYVILGHSERREYFKESDEFINEKVKAVLAHGMTPILCIGEKLEDRESGRTDEVNKTQIRGGFAGLTEEEAKKIVVAYEPVWAIGTGKTATPEIAQETHKAIRQELTEMFGEEVANEITIQYGGSMKPNNAKELLAQADIDGGLIGGASLKATDFYDIIKAAL; from the coding sequence ATGAGAAAAACAATAATTGCAGGAAACTGGAAAATGAATAAAACAAATAAAGAAGCTGTTGAAATGTTAACAGAATTAAAAGAACTTGTTAAAGGAATAGATTCTGTTGGAATAGTAATTGGAGCTCCATTTACAGCTTTATCTGATGCTGTTAAAGCAGTAGAAGGAAGCAATATTAAAATAGCAGCTGAAAATGTATATCCTAAAGATTCAGGAGCATATACTGGAGAAGTTTCACCAGTTATGTTAAAAGATTTAGGTGTTGAATATGTTATATTAGGACATTCAGAAAGAAGAGAATATTTTAAAGAATCTGATGAATTTATAAACGAAAAAGTAAAAGCTGTGTTAGCTCATGGAATGACTCCTATTCTTTGTATTGGAGAAAAATTAGAAGATAGAGAATCTGGAAGAACTGATGAAGTTAACAAAACTCAAATTAGAGGAGGATTTGCTGGTCTTACTGAAGAAGAAGCTAAAAAAATAGTTGTAGCTTATGAACCAGTTTGGGCAATAGGAACAGGTAAAACAGCTACTCCAGAAATAGCTCAAGAAACTCATAAAGCTATTAGACAAGAACTTACTGAAATGTTTGGAGAAGAAGTTGCTAATGAAATCACTATCCAATATGGTGGTTCTATGAAACCAAACAATGCTAAAGAATTATTAGCTCAAGCTGATATTGATGGTGGATTAATTGGAGGAGCTTCTCTTAAAGCAACTGATTTCTACGACATTATTAAAGCAGCTTTATAA
- the gpmI gene encoding 2,3-bisphosphoglycerate-independent phosphoglycerate mutase yields the protein MTKKPLMLMILDGWGISTCDTCVNAIKNAHPEYFLNLLKNYPNSQLNASEEYVGLPAGQMGNSEVGHLNIGAGRVIYQPLVKISKDIKDGTFFEIETLKEAFEYAKKHNNRVHIGGLLSDGGVHSHLEHCFGLLEMGKREGVIMYLHAFLDGRDTAPTSGAGYLKQTEEKMSELNYGKIATISGRYYAMDRDKNWDRTKRAYDNMTIGNGLEFSSVEEAIKTSYNKGVTDEFVEPSIIDKEGIIKEGDVFINFNFRPDRARQITRALNDKEFSYFERAIAPVKVYCMRQYDSTIDAPVIYVDEEIKNTFGEVISKAGLKQFRTAETEKYAHVTFFFNGGVETQYEGEVRKLVASPKVATYDLKPEMSAYEVTEGLIEALNSNEYDVFIVNYANPDMVGHTGVVEATEKAIIAVDECVKKVATKILELDGTLLITADHGNAELMVDPVTGAPFTSHTINKVPFIYVSNHTENIHLKDGKLADIAPTMLNILGIEKPVEMDGENLVK from the coding sequence ATGACAAAAAAACCATTAATGTTAATGATACTAGATGGATGGGGAATAAGCACATGTGATACATGTGTTAATGCTATAAAAAATGCACATCCAGAATATTTTTTAAACCTTTTAAAAAATTATCCAAATTCCCAATTAAATGCTTCTGAAGAATATGTTGGATTACCTGCTGGACAAATGGGTAACTCAGAAGTAGGACACTTAAATATTGGAGCTGGAAGAGTTATTTATCAACCTCTAGTAAAAATAAGTAAAGATATCAAAGATGGAACTTTCTTTGAAATTGAAACTTTAAAAGAAGCTTTTGAATATGCTAAAAAACATAATAATAGAGTTCATATTGGAGGACTTTTATCTGATGGAGGAGTTCACTCTCATCTTGAACACTGTTTTGGACTTTTAGAAATGGGAAAAAGAGAAGGTGTAATTATGTATCTACATGCTTTCTTAGATGGTAGAGATACTGCCCCTACTTCAGGAGCTGGATACTTAAAACAAACTGAAGAAAAAATGTCTGAATTAAATTATGGAAAGATAGCTACTATTTCAGGAAGATACTATGCTATGGATAGAGATAAAAACTGGGATAGAACAAAAAGAGCTTATGATAATATGACTATTGGAAATGGTTTAGAATTTTCTTCTGTTGAAGAAGCTATAAAAACTTCTTATAACAAAGGAGTTACAGATGAATTTGTTGAACCTTCAATAATTGATAAAGAAGGAATAATTAAAGAGGGAGATGTATTTATAAACTTCAACTTCAGACCTGATAGAGCTAGACAGATTACAAGAGCATTAAATGATAAAGAGTTTTCTTATTTTGAAAGAGCTATAGCTCCTGTTAAAGTGTATTGTATGAGACAATATGATTCTACAATAGATGCTCCAGTTATATATGTTGATGAAGAAATTAAAAATACATTTGGAGAAGTTATTTCTAAAGCTGGTTTAAAACAATTTAGAACAGCTGAAACTGAAAAATATGCTCATGTTACTTTCTTCTTTAATGGTGGAGTAGAAACTCAATATGAAGGAGAAGTTAGAAAACTTGTTGCTTCTCCAAAGGTAGCAACTTATGATTTAAAACCTGAAATGTCAGCTTATGAAGTTACTGAAGGATTAATAGAAGCTTTAAATAGTAATGAGTATGATGTTTTTATTGTAAACTATGCTAATCCAGATATGGTTGGACATACTGGTGTTGTTGAAGCTACTGAAAAAGCTATAATAGCTGTTGATGAATGTGTTAAAAAAGTAGCTACAAAAATTCTTGAATTAGATGGAACTTTATTAATTACAGCTGACCATGGAAATGCCGAACTTATGGTAGACCCTGTAACAGGAGCTCCATTCACATCTCACACTATTAACAAAGTACCATTTATTTATGTATCTAATCATACAGAAAATATACATTTAAAAGATGGTAAATTAGCAGATATTGCTCCTACTATGTTAAATATATTAGGAATTGAAAAACCTGTAGAAATGGATGGAGAAAATTTAGTTAAATAA
- a CDS encoding LysR family transcriptional regulator has product MDLKDCEIIKVMSEELNLTKTAEKLYTSQPSLTYRLNKLEEELDVVLFKRLSTGIVLTKEGEYLAEYSKKFLLEYEIMKKNIKNIKDSEERKINLGISTTMAKYKLAFILQSLKEVYPQIKINIISGNSYHELPKLLKEEKIDIGILRGDVPWNEEKYIVSKEPYGIISQKLLKIEELEKIPYIQYETNTVVKSRIFLDEWSKIYLGKPFQGEIIKVNSTEASLEMIKSGIGWTVLPKIHMQNFKELNFFPMVKLNGEPFERETYLLVKREKLKDENIKKIVENILENKERYFK; this is encoded by the coding sequence ATGGATTTAAAAGACTGCGAAATAATAAAAGTTATGTCAGAAGAGTTAAATTTAACAAAAACAGCAGAAAAATTATATACATCACAGCCCTCTTTAACTTATAGATTAAATAAATTAGAGGAAGAGTTAGATGTAGTTTTATTCAAAAGACTTTCTACTGGAATAGTTTTAACTAAAGAGGGAGAATATTTAGCTGAATATTCTAAAAAATTTCTTTTAGAATATGAGATAATGAAGAAAAATATAAAAAATATAAAAGATTCAGAAGAAAGGAAAATAAATTTAGGGATAAGTACAACAATGGCTAAATATAAATTAGCTTTTATTTTACAGAGCTTAAAAGAAGTATATCCTCAAATAAAAATTAATATAATTTCAGGAAATAGTTATCATGAACTACCAAAATTATTAAAAGAAGAAAAAATAGACATTGGAATTTTAAGAGGGGATGTTCCATGGAATGAAGAAAAATATATTGTTTCAAAAGAGCCTTATGGAATAATATCTCAAAAATTATTAAAAATAGAAGAACTAGAAAAAATACCATATATTCAATATGAAACTAATACTGTAGTAAAATCTAGAATTTTTTTAGATGAATGGAGTAAAATTTATTTGGGAAAACCATTTCAAGGGGAAATAATAAAGGTTAACTCTACAGAAGCTTCTTTGGAAATGATAAAAAGTGGAATTGGTTGGACAGTACTACCTAAAATTCATATGCAAAATTTTAAAGAGCTAAATTTTTTCCCTATGGTTAAACTTAATGGGGAACCTTTTGAGAGGGAGACATATCTTTTAGTAAAAAGAGAAAAATTAAAGGATGAAAATATAAAAAAAATTGTAGAAAATATTTTAGAAAATAAAGAAAGATATTTTAAATAA
- a CDS encoding M20 family metallopeptidase, translated as MKEILLKKFESLEPQLQNMANFIFDNPEFGLKEFKASNLLINYLEENGFIIEKGVGGLETAFRAIYEQGTDGPSIGILVEYDAIEGIGHACGHHMQGPIGVGVAVALKEVLKTENYKLVVYGTPAEETTGGKLAMLKNGCFKDIDVALMTHGGPNTTTDIKSLAMCKLTVTFNGIKSHAALKPESGRSAFDALLLTFNAIEFMREHVPDDVRMHYTVLNAGGPANVVPDKAVGNFYLRSYDNATLVDCKERFFNIIKGASLMTGTTYDIHIDKEMGGKIPILTLNDLIMKNALELNAPSMSPPREKTGSTDFGSVMAIVPGTCLRIAFVPEGTASHSDEYLKAGKSPEAYKAIDMGGKILLSTIYEIITDKEVLKSIKDEFERKTNKK; from the coding sequence ATGAAAGAGATATTATTAAAAAAATTTGAATCTTTAGAACCTCAATTACAAAATATGGCTAATTTTATTTTTGATAATCCTGAATTTGGTTTAAAAGAATTTAAAGCTTCTAATCTTTTAATAAATTATTTAGAAGAAAATGGATTTATTATTGAAAAAGGTGTAGGAGGATTAGAAACTGCTTTTAGAGCTATTTATGAACAAGGAACTGATGGTCCTTCTATTGGAATTTTAGTAGAATATGATGCCATTGAAGGAATTGGTCATGCTTGTGGTCATCATATGCAAGGGCCTATTGGTGTTGGGGTAGCTGTAGCTTTAAAAGAAGTTTTAAAAACTGAAAATTATAAATTAGTTGTTTATGGAACTCCAGCTGAAGAAACAACAGGTGGAAAGTTAGCTATGTTAAAAAATGGATGTTTCAAAGATATTGATGTAGCTTTAATGACTCATGGAGGCCCAAATACTACAACAGATATAAAATCTTTAGCTATGTGTAAACTTACAGTTACATTTAATGGTATAAAATCTCATGCTGCTTTAAAACCTGAATCTGGTAGAAGTGCTTTTGATGCTCTTCTTCTTACGTTTAATGCTATTGAATTTATGAGAGAACATGTACCAGATGATGTTAGAATGCATTATACTGTTTTAAATGCTGGTGGACCAGCTAATGTAGTACCTGATAAAGCTGTAGGAAACTTTTATTTAAGATCTTATGATAATGCTACTCTTGTAGATTGTAAAGAAAGATTTTTTAACATAATAAAAGGAGCTAGTCTTATGACTGGAACAACTTATGATATTCATATAGATAAAGAAATGGGTGGAAAAATTCCTATTCTTACTTTGAATGATTTAATTATGAAAAATGCTTTAGAATTAAATGCTCCTTCTATGAGCCCACCAAGAGAAAAAACAGGTTCAACTGATTTTGGAAGTGTTATGGCAATAGTTCCAGGAACTTGTTTAAGAATAGCTTTTGTTCCTGAAGGAACAGCTTCTCATTCAGATGAATATTTAAAAGCTGGAAAATCACCAGAAGCTTATAAAGCCATTGACATGGGTGGAAAAATTCTTTTATCTACTATTTATGAAATAATTACAGATAAAGAAGTTTTAAAAAGTATTAAAGATGAATTTGAAAGAAAAACAAATAAAAAATAA